The following proteins are co-located in the Silene latifolia isolate original U9 population chromosome 1, ASM4854445v1, whole genome shotgun sequence genome:
- the LOC141652482 gene encoding uncharacterized protein LOC141652482: MVANRIKEVLPTLVGWEQAAFVKDRDLFDNSSLVHELTAKYTRARITPRCLLKVDIRKAFDSVNWEFMKACLVLYGFPGVFVRWVMKCITSPHFSLAVNGGVEGFFKGQRGLRQGDPLSPYLFVLAMKVLSRLLRKLPTHPGFSYHPKCVQLHLTHLVFADDLLVFTRGDLPSVKAVATCLNEFAALSGLAANPMKTNVYFGGVGEPVKKMIMDATGFREGEFPFRYLGLPLTTSRFTAAMFNPMLDKIKAKIMHWANHSLSYAGKATLINSVIFGIQNFWGASILLPKGIVKKLQKICKDFFWGIAEGRRTMVFKGWTGFCLPRREGGLDIKEILSWNKCQMVRWIWKVIYKPTCLWSAWITHYMLKGESIWHATSSSTHSWFWKSVLLIKDMLLQFFGQSNVAKLLADCTQDDKLQMGMLFQILRTREPAVSWYRTIHDAAVLPKYAVIGILACQNKLAIVDNLKLRGIPLANRCVLCGQAEESTQHLFFVCNFSTQVWGSVCKLLGTFTPPSSLHLLLHWFKQYNRGCARVKVTRRCLLVTAIYVIWRERNARIFQGRGLPPEALIRKISYLVATRIEDGSVVEPPICGDGHVRFIIYGIPRPSVPSPSVISSNVGVEPVGWTVSSFDRLLSLGLRTAKSIPPKCRLGFARVLKEALNDVVGSSGDISCWICLLVLLRATLDEVPPSFHVEEDLDLSELNLRQRRRKICDGHYTAAVRVLSSSGDDGYANGGMCYGQEATFIRW, encoded by the exons ATGGTGGCTAACAGAATTAAGGAGGTTCTTCCTACTCTGGTGGGATGGGAGCAGGCAGCTTTTGTCAAGGATAGGGACTTGTTTGATAATTCCTCCCTTGTACATGAGCTCACTGCCAAATATACTCGGGCTAGAATCACTCCCAGATGCCTACTGAAAGTGGATATTAGGAAAGCTTTCGACTCTGTCAACTGGGAGTTTATGAAAGCCTGTTTGGTTCTGTATGGGTTCCCTGGTGTTTTTGTGAGATGGGTAATGAAGTGTATCACTTCTCCTCACTTCTCTCTTGCTGTGAATGGAGGGGTGGAGGGCTTCTTTAAAGGGCAGAGGGGTCTTCGCCAAGGGGATCCTCTTTCTCCTTACCTCTTTGTCCTTGCCATGAAGGTCCTTTCTAGACTACTCAGGAAGTTGCCAACTCACCCTGGGTTTTCCTACCACCCAAAATGTGTGCAGCTTCACCTTACTCATTTGGTTTTTGCGGATGACTTGTTGGTTTTTACTAGGGGGGATCTCCCTTCTGTCAAGGCAGTAGCTACTTGTTTGAATGAATTTGCTGCTCTCTCTGGCCTTGCTGCTAATCCCATGAAAACCAATGTCTACTTTGGAGGAGTGGGGGAGCCTGTTAAAAAGATGATCATGGATGCTACGGGTTTCAGGGAAGGGGAGTTCCCTTTTAGATATCTGGGTTTGCCCTTAACCACTTCCAGGTTTACTGCTGCTATGTTTAACCCTATGCTTGATAAGATCAAAGCTAAAATAATGCACTGGGCTAATCATTCTCTTAGCTATGCAGGGAAGGCTACTCTTATTAACTCGGTTATTTTTGGCATTCAGAATTTTTGGGGGGCCAGTATCTTGCTTCCTAAGGGGATTGTTAAAAAGCTTCAGAAAATTTGCAAGGATTTTTTCTGGGGCATTGCTGAAGGAAGAAGAACAATGGTCTTTAAGGGTTGGACGGGGTTCTGTCTTCCTCGAAGAGAGGGTGGGCTTGATATCAAGGAAATCCTGAGCTGGAATAAATGCCAAATGGTAAGGTGGATATGGAAGGTGATTTATAAACCTACCTGTCTTTGGTCTGCCTGGATTACTCATTATATGCTAAAAGGTGAGTCTATCTGGCATGCTACTAGCTCCTCTACACACTCTTGGTTCTGGAAATCAGTCTTGCTGATAAAGGATATGCTTCTTCAATTTTTTGGACAATCTAATGTGGCCAAACTCTTAGCTGATTGCACTCAGGATGATAAATTGCAGATGGGTATGTTATTTCAGATTCTTAGGACTAGAGAGCCTGCTGTCAGTTGGTATAGGACCATCCATGATGCTGCTGTTCTTCCTAAGTATGCTGTTATTGGTATTTTGGCTTGCCAAAATAAGCTTGCAATTGTCGACAATTTAAAGCTTCGTGGCATTCCTTTGGCCAATCGTTGTGTTCTATGTGGGCAAGCTGAGGAAAGCACTCAACATCTCTTCTTTGTGTGCAATTTCTCTACTCAAGTTTGGGGCTCTGTTTGTAAGTTGCTTGGTACTTTTACTCCTCCTTCCTCCTTGCATCTGCTACTTCACTGGTTTAAGCAGTATAATAGAGGATGTGCCCGGGTGAAGGTTACTAGGAGATGCTTACTGGTGACTGCCATTTATGTGATTTGGAGAGAAAGAAATGCTCGGATTTTCCAGGGGAGAGGTCTACCTCCTGAAGCTTTGATTCGAAAAATCTCTTACCTGGTTGCTACTCGGAT TGAGGATGGTTCTGTTGTGGAGCCTCCGATTTGTGGTGATGGCCATGTCCGTTTTATTATTTATGGTATTCCCCGGCCTTCTGTTCCGTCTCCGTCGGTTATCTCGTCTAATGTTGGGGTTGAGCCAGTTGGTTGGACTGTTTCTTCTTTTGATCGTTTGCTTTCTTTGGGGTTACGTACCGCGAAATCTATCCCTCCTAAGTGCcgccttgggtttgctcgggttttAAAGGAGGCTTTGAATGATGTGGTTGGCTCTTCTGGTGATATCTCTTGCTGGATTTGCTTGCTTGTG CTCTTACGGGCGACTTTGGATGAGGTTCCCCCTTCCTTTCATGTGGAGGAGGACCTTGATTTGAGCGAGCTTAACCTTCGGCAACGTcggaggaagatttgtgatggtcatTATACTGCTGCTGTTCGAGTGCTTTCTTCATCAG
- the LOC141652492 gene encoding uncharacterized protein LOC141652492 translates to MNILTWNIRGLNDPLKQCEVLDLMLANKVDVAAILETHVRNNAVQMVWQNKLSRFNLVTNNACHSNGRIWILWASSNVSIQVKSVTAQHIHCVVFNLATQTSYEMTFIYALNLGIQRMSLWDSIHHISCDVSKPWVCLGDFNVTLQAEERCGSHQIHYGDMEDFKETLEQCGLSDHPATGCHYTWTNRQGGSLSGLS, encoded by the coding sequence ATGAATATTCTTACTTGGAATATAAGGGGATTGAATGATCCCCTTAAGCAATGTGAGGTGTTGGACCTCATGTTGGCTAATAAAGTGGATGTGGCAGCCATTCTAGAGACTCATGTTCGTAATAATGCTGTTCAGATGGTTTGGCAGAATAAACTTTCTAGGTTTAATTTGGTTACTAATAATGCTTGTCATTCTAATGGCCGTATTTGGATTTTGTGGGCTTCTTCAAATGTCTCAATTCAGGTTAAGAGTGTTACTGCCCAACATATACATTGTGTTGTGTTCAATCTTGCTACTCAAACCTCTTATGAAATGACATTTATTTATGCTTTAAACTTGGGTATTCAGAGAATGAGTCTTTGGGACTCTATTCATCATATTAGTTGTGATGTTTCTAAGCCTTGGGTCTGTCTAGGAGATTTTAATGTCACCTTACAGGCTGAGGAAAGATGTGGGAGTCATCAGATTCATTATGGGGATATGGAGGATTTTAAGGAGACCTTGGAGCAGTGTGGCCTCTCTGATCATCCTGCTACAGGGTGCCATTATACCTGGACTAATAGGCAAGGAGGCAGCTTAAGTGGGCTAAGTTAG